In the genome of Candoia aspera isolate rCanAsp1 chromosome 4, rCanAsp1.hap2, whole genome shotgun sequence, the window CGTTTGTGAACTGAGATGTTTTCCCACACCCTTCTGGAAACCAGGCTACAGCCTTCCCAACCGCCTCGCTTCCAGATCTCCAGGGCAGGAGCTGGAGCACAGCCATCCAAACGTGCACTTCGGGGGCGACTTCATGCTGCCTTCCCTGCACAGGGCCCTCCAGATACCCTGGACACAGAACACTTAACCCCAGGCAGCACAGCGGTTGCGATCCAACACGTCAGACTGGAGAATTCAGCGCCACCCCGGCCCATAGGAGGGCAGAGGGTTTCCCCGTGGTTGAGCTCTTCTGGCTGCAGGGAGGGAGACAGGCAGCcttgacccccacccccactgcccaTTCTGCCACTGTGTCTTTCGCTGACTGAGTTAAACGTGTTGCATGAAGGCAGCTGCTGTGTTTCCACCAGGTTTGGAGCCTGCCAAGAGGCATGCTGGGCATGAGTGCATTAAGGGCTCCGGAATCCCTTTGGGCCCCAGGAGTGAAGAGAAGCTTCTTCCAAGGCCTCCCTGTTATCCCAAACGCTTTCCTTCCAATGGGAGAATCTGGGGGTTGATGAAGCCCCCAGAGCCTAAATAGTGCTGTAAAATGCAGTCTTAAAACAGAGCATTAAGAAGTCCTTACCCAGCACCCAGTCCCTTCTTGGCTGCAGAGCAATACACGCAGCCTCTTCCTCAAACCTGGGGAGCAAGTCCACAGAGCAAAAGGGGCTCTCCTGGGGATATCTGCTTACATTTGGGTGCCACATAGACCAGAGAGGGGTGCTGGCCCTTTGCTGCATGGAGGGAGCTTGCCCTCAGGAGGGATGGGGCGCCAAGGGGGCAGCCAGCCGACAGAAGAGAAGAGCTGCCATGAGCAACTTCTAAAGCGGGCCACAGCTCTTCCTGCCCTGTTCGGGTACCGCCCCTCCCCCCTCGGTATCCCACAGATAACTTGCTTCCTCTCTCGGCCCTACACAGCGCCCCAAACTTCCAGCTGCCGGAGGACCCCGTGGCTCCCTGCATCTTGGTGGGGCCCGGCACTGGCATTGCCCCCTTCCGGGGTTTCTGGCAGCAACGGCAGCACGATATCGAGACGAAAGGTGAGTTGAGGGTCCCTGGCCCAGGATGGGTTCGGTGAGCCGAGGAGCCCTTTTAGCCCTCTGACCTAATGTCCTTCCAGGCCTGTCCCCGGGCGAGATGACCTTGGTCTTTGGCTGCCGCAGCTCCCGCCATGACCACATCTACTGCCAGGAGATCCAGGAGGTGCAGGAGAGAGGGGCTCTGAGCCGCGTCCTTGCTGGCTTCTCCCGGGACCCGGATTACCCCAAGGTAGCCAAGCAGGAACCGTCAGCCCTCCGCTAGGGGCATCCATCTCCGCCTTGCCTTAGGGCCATCTGCACCCCAAGCAGCCTCTGCCAGCAAGGTGCAGCACAGAAACAGGTCCCTGGCAGGCTGAATCCCCACTGGAGGGGCTCAGAAACGTGTCCTTGGGGCTTCAGAAGCACACCTGGGGTGTACCCCCCCAAGTGACGCGCCTATGTCAGAAGACGACTGCCTGCTCCGATGCACGAGAGATTGAGCTCCTGGCTGGGCAGGGGCAGCACTCGAGCATGCAGCTTCCTCAATGGGCGGCTGCTGGCTTCGAGAACTCCCGGGTGGGTCTGCCACAGGCCGAGGCCCACCAGCTCTTTCTCTGCACCCCCAGACCTACGTTCAGGATCTGCTGCGGATGCAGCTGGCAGAGTACGTCTTCGAGGTCCTGAGCCAGCGAGAGGGCCACATGTATGTCTGCGGGGATGTCACCATGGCCACTGGCGTTCTGCAAACCATTCAGCAGATCCTGGCTAACCAAGGGAGGATGTCGCTGGTCGAGGCAGGCGACATGATCAGCGAACTCCGGGTAAGGGGTGGGTAAGGGGCAGGCAGGGTCACCCCCCTGGATGGGGAGAAGGGAGCTGCCACTCAGCCTTGACTTTGGGGACAGGAGGGCCCTTGCCCAGTTGCCTCACAGGCCGACCCACTTTCTGTCCTTGGGCCTCCCAGGATCAAAACCGCTACCATGAAGACATCTTCGGCCTGACCTTCCGCACGCAGGAAGTGGCATCGCGCATCCGAAGCCTGTCGTTCTCCAAGCAGGGCCGAAAAAGCTCCCTCGGCGTGGATCCCTGAGCTCTGGTGTCTTCTGACCCCCTTCTTCTCCCCCTCTTCTCAAGATTCCCATTAAAGCCTTCATTTTGACACATACCGTTCTTCTTTCCAGGGGTGGGAAGGCAGATCAGGGGCATGGGCTGTCTCAACAGGGTCTTTTTGGGGACAGGCTGGCAGACCCTCGTTTTTCTAATCAGAGCCTCCCAGGCCACTGATCTGCAGCTGATGCGCACGCAAAGCCTTGGCACTCAAGATGCAGCACCCCAGCAATGTGTTTCTGCCACAAGTTCACCCCAATCGCCCCCGGGGGGCAGCTGCAGAAAGCCAGGTTATTTGTGCGAACCTGCTGAAAGCCACCGTTACTAAGTGTATCTCGGTCTGTCTCCTGCTTTTCAGTGAGTTAATCTGCTTTGGAACAATCTGAGAGGCGACTGCAGGTGGAGGCCAAGCATACCTTGATTCAGAAGGAATTCTCAGGCAAAGTGCAGTGTACAGGACGCGGGGCAGAGACGGGGCAGGGCCTCCGGGGCTTCAAGGGGCAAGGAACCTCGCGAGACTTTCCACCCGCAACAGCGTCACAGAGCCCACAGGAACCGGCTCCACCACATGCCCCCCGGCCAAGGGAGACGGCCCACAGCCCTTTGCCTGCCCACCCAGCGCCTTGGTGACTAGAGGCCTCTTCCCCAAAGGGCGAAGTGGGGGGATTTCTTTGCCCCTGCTGCTTCTTCCCACCCCCACGGACAGCAACCGGGGCTCTTTGCTTGTCGTTTCTGTAAACGTTTATTGCCCCCAACTCTCCTGCAGTGCAACCGCCATGGCACGCACAGTGGAGGGGGTGGGCAGCCCCATGACACGGAGGGAGGGAAAAGCACGGGGTTGGGAGAAGAGTGTCTCCCGCACACTTCTCTCTTGAGCACGGGGACCCCCTCAATACAAATAGCACCATGTAGGGCCTGATCCAGCCCCAAAGCTTATTCACCCCTGAGaagggcacccccccccccccacagaggGTCCGGAAAGCCTCACGGATGAGGCTCCTTGTCGCAGCCAAGTCCACAGCGAAGGAGGCGTGGCCACGATCTGCTCCTGCTGCAGTGGGGAGAAGCGCGGCTGCTCTGCTTTCAGGCACGCTCTGTCTGCAGAAGGGCCATCCTGGCAAACTGACCCTGACAGTGCCAGCTCTCCAGAAACCTGCAGGGCAAAAGGAAGGTCCCAGTCAGGGGGCCCAGAGAGGAGGTTCCCCTCCTTCCCAGGCTGATCAGCCCTCCGTCCAGCTGGGGCCTCCCCAGACCGGCTACCGAAGAGGGGGGCCCAGCCAGAGATGGGGGTGTGAGCAGCCAACGGGAACCGGCAGGTTCGCGGGAGGGAGCGATTTGCATCCTGCCGGAGAGCAGGGGTGAAGGAGGGCCCTGTCAGTGGGAGACACCTACGCCAGAGGAAGAGAGGAGGGCAGGGCTCCCGCtagctctgctgctgctgctgctgctgctgctgctgggtctCAGCTGGCTCCTCTTCCCTGCCCCCTCGGGAGCAATCCTGGCCATGCGTATCGAAGGGGTGCCGAGGGGATACTGCACCAAGAAACGGGAGACCAGATTTGCACCCCTTCTCCCACCACCCACGCCTCCAGGGCACTGAAGTGCAGGGCTAAGGACCCTGGCATCTACCCTGCGATGTGGGCACAGCCTGGCCTTGGTGGGCATGCAAGGAGCGGCTCCTTGCGCCATGGCACAGGACCTGACTCGTGacccaactgggagaaggcggcaATCCTGCCCTGGTACCTCGGATGTGAAGGGGGCAAGGAGGGGTTTACTTCTTGGGGGGCACCAATCCACTTGgagccatcctccaggaaatgggCACAGGCCCTAGGGCAGGTGTGCAGCCTGACGGTAGAGGCCTTCCATGCAGCCCACCACCACTCGGGGGAGGAGGGGCTGTGTGCGGTACAGTCCTGTCCCCACCCGGGCTCTGACCTGTATGTGCTGAAGGCTGCGAAGGAAGGCGGGCTGCTGCTTGCTGCTGGTGAAGCTGGAAGGcacaaggagaaagaaagggtgGACGGTCAAAGACAGGGGGCTCCTTCCCCCTGCACAAGCCATGGGGGGGCTCTCAGGAGAGGGCTGAGCTGAGCCAGCCCAGTCTCCCCCCTGCCACTCACAGGAACACGCTGTGCCCCAAGCACCCCAGATGGAGATGCAGCCGCTCACCTCGTGCATGTATATAGCGTGCAGGCTCATCTCAGCCAAGGCAAACTCGGACAGAAGCACCGAGTGGGTGAGGGGAGCCGGGCGCATTGCAGATGGGGTGGCGCTGCTGATGAGGGGGCAAAAGCAGAGTTAGCCCCCCCCCAGTCCTCCACGCACGGCTGAGCCCTCTGTTCCacattccccacccacccaggaAGGGGAATTCAACCATGGAACACTGGTCAAAGAGGAGGGGCACAGGCATTTCCTTGCCAGGGGCAGGGAGGGCCCTGGGCAAACAGTTTCAACGGCTGGTGCTGCTGGGCTACCAGCACGTGCAGGATCCTTTTCCGATAGAGACTGCAAGGCTGCAGCACCAGAGGGGTCCTCTCCTACGAAACAGCCAAGGGCAGGGGCCGGGATCCAGGGGCCACCTTGGGCTCGGCCAGATGGACCGTGGCCTGACCTGGCACGTAATGGCTGCGGGGGCACCTGCCcggcccacccccaccccataccTGTCCTCCAGAAGGGGGCTCTCTCTGTTGCACACAGAGGCCTCTCCGGGGCGGCTCCCGCGCCGGGGCAGCCGGGAACGGGAGAGGGAGGCCAAGACGCTGGCAGTTGTGCTGGCTGTGCCGGCAGGCTGAGTGAGGAGCCGACGGTCTGCCCAGGCTACCAGGCTTCCCGCTGTGAGCACAGGATTGGCCAGGACACTGGCTAGGAGGGCATCTGGCTGCAAAAAGAGAGTGCTCAGCCAGAGACACGGAGGTGCTTCAGCCCCCAGCCCCCAGCCAAAGCTGCCCCCAACTAACCCCAGGGCCGGGGCCCTCGTCGGAGAGCAGGGAGGCTCCTAAGGGCCCCTCAGCCAGGAGGCGCTGGGCACGGGAGGCGTCGTGATGCACTTTCTCCTTCAGGTGCCCGATGAAGAGGGAGCTTTCTGGGGGGGGCTGCCAGCGTGGATTGGCGATGGCAAAGTGGACCAGCGAGAGCTCCGTCTTGCCGTTCGCTGCCTGCTGGTACATGGATGCTTCTGTCCGGCCCTGGGACAGCCACTTGTGGGGGAGACGGAGAAGGGAAGATAGGAGCTGACTCCCCTCCAGACGCCTGTCCCACCAAGGCCTGTTCTTCCAAACTGGCGGAGGGGGTGCAGGACAGGAGCCAGCGGGTCCCCGGAAGGGCCCCAATCCCCAGGCCCCACTGGATTTCAAGAGCAACGCCCCCCCAAAGGAGCCAAGAAACGTTTGGGGCAATCCCTCCCTGCTGCAAAGATGCCTCCCACCGCACCTGGGGATTGCCGTGGTTGCGGATGTCCAGCTGGGCAAAGGAGCAGATGTCCCCAACCCCCACCACCTCGACGGAGAAGTTGCGGAAGAAATCGACGATGTCAAGGGCCTTGGCCCGGAGGGCGAAGATGAGGAGGAAGGGCGTCACGATAGGGCTCAGCAACTCCTCCAGGATGAAGACCTGGGAGGGACAGACGGCAGGAAGGAGTAAGGGGCACCACGGCCATGGAGTTGGGGGCTGGTCCAGGGCGGCCCCTACCCCCCAGCCCACTCACTGCCTTGTACTGGAAGAGCTGCGCCAGCTCCTCGCGGGTCTCGGACTTGTGGGCGTTGCCTTGCCAGTGGTCCGGGATGTAGTGGATGTGAGCCAAGACGCACTGGAGAAGCTGCTCCGGGCACCACACCAGGTGCTCATCCGGGATGAACGCCCTGCCCGGGGGGGGTCATCATCAGAACGGCACCGAAAGGCAGAGCCGCGGAGCCCCCTTGCTCGGTCCAGAACCTCTGTCCGCACCGCTGCCTCATTGGGAGCTCCTCAAGGAGCGTCCAGCTCTCAGCCCATTTGCCAGGTTTTGGCTCCGGGGTTTCCCTCCCAAAGGGCCTCGCCCGTCCATCCGCCCCCAAGCCCCCACTGTCCCTGAGCTTCCTCCGCCCAGGTCAAGAGGGCTCCAGAGGCCAGATGCAGAAAGCGTCCGGACCTCGGCCCAAATCCCGGAAGCTTCCCGGCATACAGGAACCCCTCAAAGCTGAAGAGGTTCTTCCACGGCTGAGGAGCTGCTGAGCGAATGGCACGACGGCTGCCGGAAGGGGCAAGGGAAGGGGGGGAGGGCCCCGATGCACAGACCAGCACTTCCACGAAAATCCGTGGAAAGTCGGCCAGCTCAGAGAAGAACGAAGGCTGCAAGGCTGATCTCCTGGGCCACACCAGAAGATGCACACAGCCCCAGCCCATCGCTGACTGGCGACGGAGCTCGCTGGCCTCTTCTGGGGGCCCCCTGCCAGGTCTCAGTGCAGCAGCATCCCCCCTCCGAGCAGCGGAAGGCAGCCCCGTGCCCAGGGACTGTCCCCATCCCTACCTGGCCACGGTGACGATGAGCCCCAGGAGTGTGATGGCAGTCAGGATGTGCTGGACGGTGAGGACGTCCTCATCATAGATGGTGAGGGCGATGAGGACAGCCAGGATGGACCCGGCAAAGAAGCCAACATTCTTGGCCAGCACCGTGAGCAGCGGGCCGGCGAAGGAGTTCATGTACTTGGAAGCCGGCTTGTAGCCCCGGCTCAGGCGGGCCTGCAGCTCGTGGTCCAGCTCGTTGAAGTGGCGCAGGTAGAGGCGGCCGTAGAGCGACCAGCGGCGGGCCCCCAGGCTGCCAGGCTCCCGCTTGAGCACCTCCGTGTAGCTGAAGAAGGCGTACAGCGCCTGCCACACCAGGATGAAGGGGCAGAGCAGCAGGTTGGCCAGCCCCAGCAGAAGCAGGCTGCGCTCCAGGCGGCGAGCAAGCTCCAGGCGGGCACCGGCCCGCTTGTACTGGGGCTGGAGGTTCCACTTGCCCTGGAAGAGGGAGCCCGGCCCCCAGAAGAGCAGCAGCTCCAGGTTGTACTTGAGGCCCTGCGTCAGGAAGACCCCTCGGCCCAGGAGGGGCAGGCAGAAGCGGATCGGCAGCAGGGACTTGTTCACCATGGCCACCAGGTAGTTCTTGAAGCGCAGGATGCGGTGGTGGATGTCCAGCTCCGTCAGCTCCCGCCTGTGGACGCACATCTGCTGCTCCCGCTGGAGCGAGATCAGCCGTGCCTGCACCTCCTGCCAGCTGCAGTTGCAAAGCTCCTCCTGCcgggggggcggggtgggggtcAGGAGGGGCTGCACCTGGCCCGAGGCCCACTCCCCAGTCGCGGGTTCACGGCTCAAAGCCCCCGCAGAGACATCCTCACCGAGTGACTGAAGGGCCGCCCGGCAGGCCAACTTACCCCTTCCCCAAGAAAAGGGCTGAAGCCCCGCTGGACTGTTGGAGAAGTCGTCctgcccgcccccccgcccccctgccCCCCGCAAAGGCTCCTGCTTCAGCTGCAATGAGCACAATTCCCGGCAGCCTCTCCAGACAGGGGCGAGAAGGACCCGGCAGAAACctgggcagctgcagaggacctgGGCCAGACCAAGCAGACACCCCACCAGGGCCCCTTGCCTGTCTACAGGTCGCCTGCCTTCCTCATATGCTGGCAGAATGAGAACGCCCCTTCCCATCGTCGAGGACAGTCCCGCTCCGGCAGACAGGCAGAGGCCGGGCTTCCAAACCCAGGGAAGAGAAATGCCAGGGTCCTTCAGCAGAGCGGCCCCATTTCCTGCCCCAGTTCATGGAAATGCCAGACAGCCTTGCTCTGGAGGGCGCTGGGTGGAAGCCAATACAGCCCCTGGCTCCTGGTACTGCCTGCACACAGGCAGAGGCACGCTCCCTCCGCAGCTTGAGCACCACGGAGGGCAAGGagtcctggcatgggagcgcatGAAATTCCCTTATTGCATGGTCAAATGAGTGGGCGCAGGAGGTCCAGCTTGCCCACCTGGTTTCTGTTCAGCCTCGGAAAGGACAAAGCCTCTTTCCTCTACACCCAGCGCAGAAACACAGGTGGCGCAAGACACTTTTCTCTTAAACCTGGGTTGTGCAGGCCAGACCATGTACCCCCTACAAAGCACACCAAGGACAGGGGAATGCAGCAGGAAGGGTCCCCAGGCCCAGACCAGTCCACACGAACGTACCGAAGGGATCTTGAGTGCCTTGGTGTAAAAGGAGCGGATCTCCCAGTAGCCCAGCAGGCTGCAGAGAACCTTCGCCAGGCGGTACAGCCAGAAGGTGGCAGCCATCACCAGCAGGAAGATGACCCCGCTGCTGGCCTGGATCCTGGGAGAGGGAACAGGAGCGTCAGCCAGGGCCATTGCGCAAGGGGCATCTCCAGTTGCACACAAACACGGCCAGAGGGGAATGTTTTCCAGGAACGCAAAGCCAGCCACCAGACACGCAGAAAGGGCCGGGGGTCCAGGGCTGCTTCAAAAGAGCCCAAGAGCAGCGGGGAGAGGTGAGCCTGCTGCTCTCTGTGGCAGCTTGGCTGCAGATGTTCCCCACGTGCAGAACTGcagccttggaggcagctcaagGCTCTCGTACAGAAACAGTGGTTTCAAACTCATTGAAAGTGCTTAGCGAACATGAGTTTCCAAACTGAGCAAAAGCTGGTTGCGGACAGGTCCCGTCTCAACAGAAAAATCTCTCCCACCCAGGGTTGCCAGCACCAGCTCGCCGAGGCCGCAAGCCATCCTGCTACCTGAGGACACGAGCTTCACCCACCTGCCCTGCATAAACGGCCCACCATCCCAAGACGCTTTCTGCACAGGGAAGCTATTTCTCAGGACTGTCAACCACAGGCACGGCCACGGCAGAAAAAGAGAAACTCCGCATTCTAAGGCGCTCCACCCTGACCAATAAGGCACCAAGAAGGAAAGGGCCGGCTGGGCATCATCTCCGGCTTCTGCCTGGCCAGCGGCTGTTGCAAACACAACGCCACTGCGTGCAAGAGGGGCATCTGGGCAGAGCCATCAAAGGGCTTCTGTTGCCCTCCTCCGCTTGGCCCCCCCACCAGGGGGAATCGAGGAGAGACCGGGCTGCCCCAGCTAGCAAGCCTCTCCAGCAGAGCCTCCGGCAGAGCCCTGATCCAGGCACAGAGCTCGGCTGCTGCCTAGATTAACCTCAACCGGCCCCTTGGCCCCTTCCCAAAGGACCAAGCCTCTCTGtcccaggatggatggatggcagtaGAGCCGCTGGGCTGAGGCTGAGCCCTCCGATTCCAGGCTTAGCCTCCTGGACTAACAGCCCCGTCAGTTCATCACAACAGCAGACGCCTCCTTAGGCTCCTAGACAAGAGAAGAGCTGGAGGAGCCAGAGGCCACGGAGCAGCCGAGAGCCCTGCTTTGCCCACCGCTGCTCACCTCTGGGCACACTGAGAAGCTGGAAGGATGGCATCGGGGAGCGTCACCTTGCTCCAGTCGGGCATGAGACGGCCACCGCCTCCTCCCTGGTGAGTGTGATTGACTGGCTGGTTGGCAAAGAGGATGTCGTACTCCACGCAGCAGAGCAGGAAGGTGGAAAAAGTGGCCACAAACAGGAACTGCCTGGGGAGGGGATGTTCTTTGGTCATCTGCCGCCACAGGTAGGCAGGCTGGTCAACACCACCACAAGAGGCGGCAAAGTCCCTGCGGAGGGCTACAGGCAGGGAAACTGGGGGCATGGGAGGGCTTGGTGGTGGAAGGCCTCCCCATTTTCCAGGCCCCAAGTCCTCCAAGGTGGCTCAAAGCTTATCCTGAGTCCCATGGAGAATGCCCCCAGAAGGGCAGGCCTGGCAAAGAGCCCCCCTTCACCAAGATGTCAAAGGAAGCCAGAACTGAGCTCCAATGCGCTCCTGACAAAGACTGGGAGAAGAGAGTGGGGGGCAGACTGCCCAGGCAGGGAGTGTcgttccccctccccaaacacctGCCCCCTTCTGCCACCTCCCACCACCCTGCCCGGAGGGAGTCGGGACATAGCTGGCATCCTTACACCAGCTCAAAGATGTCCGAAAGCATCATGCAACCAAAGCCGTTCTTCTGGTGAAAATGGTAGATGTGCAAAAGCTGTCAAGGGAAAACACACTGGCTGCCACACAGGGCTGAGAGAATCCTGCCATCCTTTTGCCTGACTTGCGCAATAGGCTTAACAAGCACAGCAGATGAAGCCACAATGACGTTGGGTACTTCAGGAAGCCTTAATACGGATTGCTTGTTCTGGCATAATGTGTTAGGTGACCACAATACCCACTTGGTTCCCCTGACCCTACTGTGATATGGGCAGGCACCCACAAAAAGCAGCTTCAGGGCTGGCTAGCTGCCATCCTCaccccccatcccatcccagtAAGATTAGCAAGCAGCAAAGAGCtatccaccctccctccctccggggCTGGGATGTCCCCAGGAGCCTCATGAAATGCTGCAACGCCCCACATCTAAACCAGTAACTCAGAGCAGCAGCATCCGGGGAAGGAGTATTTTGGTTGCTGCTTTCTGATTGGAGAGCATCAACATGGCCCTGAAGGATATTTTGGTGAAGAAGTTGTCTAAGTTCTTGATGTGATGCCAGGAatctgggaagaggagagaaggaCAATTTGGCCGCAAGAACTCTCCCGCATGACCCCCTCTGGCGACCCCAAAGCCCCGGGCCTGGGTACCTTTCAGCCCCTCAGTAACATGGAccagcagctcctcctcctcctcctcgggcgGGGAGTCGTCTTCGTAGTCCGGCAAGCGATGGTAGTCGCCAAAGTGCTCCTGGCTGCCCGCCATGGGGTCGCTGGGCTGCCCCACTCCGCACAGACCCTGGCAGGCGAGGAAAGCCAAGATGGGGAATTCCCTCAAGACCCTGGCTGGGAAGCGTGGCCACCTCCCCGAAGCTCTCTGAGGGGTTGCGGCTTGCCCTTTCGTTCCTTCACAGCGTTTgcatggctgcccaactcaaagacagtgactccgggtggcttactgGAAGTAACTGCAAACACAGAGAAAGCCCCACAATACACTGAAAATGACTACACCCCGAAAACGTGACCAGGCTACAATGTACGGCGAGGCAACGACCGACTGGAATCCTCTCATCCAGAACCAGGGCCAGGCTGGACTGCTTCCCAAAGACCCGCAGGGCAGGTTATTCAAAAAAGCAGcggcccccccccccccgcccagaaGGCACACCTCCCTCCGAGGTCCCAAAAGGCGGCACTGTCTCAACCAGGGGCCTTGGGGACACCCGGTCCCTCCCCCGCCATACCCGGGCCCCATGACTTTAAAGACGACGACCAGCACCCGGAACCCCAAGGGAGCCGGTGCAGCCGGCGGAGCAGGGGCGTTCCACGGGCGTAACCAGAAACGCCCCTAATTATCCCTCCACTGCCC includes:
- the ATG9B gene encoding autophagy-related protein 9B isoform X2: MAGSQEHFGDYHRLPDYEDDSPPEEEEEELLVHVTEGLKDSWHHIKNLDNFFTKIYHFHQKNGFGCMMLSDIFELVQFLFVATFSTFLLCCVEYDILFANQPVNHTHQGGGGGRLMPDWSKVTLPDAILPASQCAQRIQASSGVIFLLVMAATFWLYRLAKVLCSLLGYWEIRSFYTKALKIPSEELCNCSWQEVQARLISLQREQQMCVHRRELTELDIHHRILRFKNYLVAMVNKSLLPIRFCLPLLGRGVFLTQGLKYNLELLLFWGPGSLFQGKWNLQPQYKRAGARLELARRLERSLLLLGLANLLLCPFILVWQALYAFFSYTEVLKREPGSLGARRWSLYGRLYLRHFNELDHELQARLSRGYKPASKYMNSFAGPLLTVLAKNVGFFAGSILAVLIALTIYDEDVLTVQHILTAITLLGLIVTVARAFIPDEHLVWCPEQLLQCVLAHIHYIPDHWQGNAHKSETREELAQLFQYKAVFILEELLSPIVTPFLLIFALRAKALDIVDFFRNFSVEVVGVGDICSFAQLDIRNHGNPQWLSQGRTEASMYQQAANGKTELSLVHFAIANPRWQPPPESSLFIGHLKEKVHHDASRAQRLLAEGPLGASLLSDEGPGPGPDALLASVLANPVLTAGSLVAWADRRLLTQPAGTASTTASVLASLSRSRLPRRGSRPGEASVCNRESPLLEDSATPSAMRPAPLTHSVLLSEFALAEMSLHAIYMHELHQQQAAARLPSQPSAHTVSPRHPFDTHGQDCSRGGREEEPAETQQQQQQQQQQS
- the ATG9B gene encoding autophagy-related protein 9B isoform X3; the protein is MPDWSKVTLPDAILPASQCAQRIQASSGVIFLLVMAATFWLYRLAKVLCSLLGYWEIRSFYTKALKIPSEELCNCSWQEVQARLISLQREQQMCVHRRELTELDIHHRILRFKNYLVAMVNKSLLPIRFCLPLLGRGVFLTQGLKYNLELLLFWGPGSLFQGKWNLQPQYKRAGARLELARRLERSLLLLGLANLLLCPFILVWQALYAFFSYTEVLKREPGSLGARRWSLYGRLYLRHFNELDHELQARLSRGYKPASKYMNSFAGPLLTVLAKNVGFFAGSILAVLIALTIYDEDVLTVQHILTAITLLGLIVTVARAFIPDEHLVWCPEQLLQCVLAHIHYIPDHWQGNAHKSETREELAQLFQYKAVFILEELLSPIVTPFLLIFALRAKALDIVDFFRNFSVEVVGVGDICSFAQLDIRNHGNPQWLSQGRTEASMYQQAANGKTELSLVHFAIANPRWQPPPESSLFIGHLKEKVHHDASRAQRLLAEGPLGASLLSDEGPGPGPDALLASVLANPVLTAGSLVAWADRRLLTQPAGTASTTASVLASLSRSRLPRRGSRPGEASVCNRESPLLEDSSATPSAMRPAPLTHSVLLSEFALAEMSLHAIYMHELHQQQAAARLPSQPSAHTVSPRHPFDTHGQDCSRGGREEEPAETQQQQQQQQQQS
- the ATG9B gene encoding autophagy-related protein 9B isoform X4, with the protein product MQGRIQASSGVIFLLVMAATFWLYRLAKVLCSLLGYWEIRSFYTKALKIPSEELCNCSWQEVQARLISLQREQQMCVHRRELTELDIHHRILRFKNYLVAMVNKSLLPIRFCLPLLGRGVFLTQGLKYNLELLLFWGPGSLFQGKWNLQPQYKRAGARLELARRLERSLLLLGLANLLLCPFILVWQALYAFFSYTEVLKREPGSLGARRWSLYGRLYLRHFNELDHELQARLSRGYKPASKYMNSFAGPLLTVLAKNVGFFAGSILAVLIALTIYDEDVLTVQHILTAITLLGLIVTVARAFIPDEHLVWCPEQLLQCVLAHIHYIPDHWQGNAHKSETREELAQLFQYKAVFILEELLSPIVTPFLLIFALRAKALDIVDFFRNFSVEVVGVGDICSFAQLDIRNHGNPQWLSQGRTEASMYQQAANGKTELSLVHFAIANPRWQPPPESSLFIGHLKEKVHHDASRAQRLLAEGPLGASLLSDEGPGPGPDALLASVLANPVLTAGSLVAWADRRLLTQPAGTASTTASVLASLSRSRLPRRGSRPGEASVCNRESPLLEDSSATPSAMRPAPLTHSVLLSEFALAEMSLHAIYMHELHQQQAAARLPSQPSAHTVSPRHPFDTHGQDCSRGGREEEPAETQQQQQQQQQQS
- the ATG9B gene encoding autophagy-related protein 9B isoform X1; translated protein: MAGSQEHFGDYHRLPDYEDDSPPEEEEEELLVHVTEGLKDSWHHIKNLDNFFTKIYHFHQKNGFGCMMLSDIFELVQFLFVATFSTFLLCCVEYDILFANQPVNHTHQGGGGGRLMPDWSKVTLPDAILPASQCAQRIQASSGVIFLLVMAATFWLYRLAKVLCSLLGYWEIRSFYTKALKIPSEELCNCSWQEVQARLISLQREQQMCVHRRELTELDIHHRILRFKNYLVAMVNKSLLPIRFCLPLLGRGVFLTQGLKYNLELLLFWGPGSLFQGKWNLQPQYKRAGARLELARRLERSLLLLGLANLLLCPFILVWQALYAFFSYTEVLKREPGSLGARRWSLYGRLYLRHFNELDHELQARLSRGYKPASKYMNSFAGPLLTVLAKNVGFFAGSILAVLIALTIYDEDVLTVQHILTAITLLGLIVTVARAFIPDEHLVWCPEQLLQCVLAHIHYIPDHWQGNAHKSETREELAQLFQYKAVFILEELLSPIVTPFLLIFALRAKALDIVDFFRNFSVEVVGVGDICSFAQLDIRNHGNPQWLSQGRTEASMYQQAANGKTELSLVHFAIANPRWQPPPESSLFIGHLKEKVHHDASRAQRLLAEGPLGASLLSDEGPGPGPDALLASVLANPVLTAGSLVAWADRRLLTQPAGTASTTASVLASLSRSRLPRRGSRPGEASVCNRESPLLEDSSATPSAMRPAPLTHSVLLSEFALAEMSLHAIYMHELHQQQAAARLPSQPSAHTVSPRHPFDTHGQDCSRGGREEEPAETQQQQQQQQQQS